The Phacochoerus africanus isolate WHEZ1 chromosome 3, ROS_Pafr_v1, whole genome shotgun sequence genome window below encodes:
- the RIF1 gene encoding telomere-associated protein RIF1 isoform X5, whose amino-acid sequence MGEESIRWAKVVIPLVVHSAQKVHLRGATALEMGMPLLLQKQQEIASITEQLMTTKLLSELQKLFMSKNETYVLKLWPLFVKLLGKTLHRSGSFINSLLQLEELGFRSGAPMIKKIAFIAWKSLIDNFALNPEILCSAKRLKLLMQPLSSIHVRTEALALTKLEVWWYLLMRLGPHLPANFEQVCVPLIQSTISIDSNASPQGSSSRVATSPGLNPMTPVHKGASPVTPRMNLSSNFGGMATIPSIQLLGLEMLLHFLLGPEALSFAKQNKLILSLEPLEHPLISSSSFFSKHANTLITAVHDSFVAVGKDASDAVIGAIWKELISLVKSVVESGNRKERPGSEVLTLLLKSLESIVKSEVFPVSKMLVLMEITIKGLPQKVLGSPAYQVANMDILNGTPALFLIQLIFNNNLECGVEDERFFLGLETLVGCVLSGPTSPLAFSDSVLNVINQNAKQLENKEHLWRMWSIIVTPLTELINQTNEVNQGDALEHNFSAIYGALTLPINHIFSAQKIPVATMKTLLKTWSELYRAFARCAALVATAEENLCCEELSSKIMSSLEDEGLSNLLFLDRIIHIVTVMVDCIDFSPYNIKYQPKIKSPQRPSDWSKKKKEPLGKLASLFKLIVRVIYSFHTLSLKEVHCDTLLIIGNSIISILSNVLGHISLPSMIRKIFATLTKPLVLFYENSKFDEVPKVYTCMNTKLEKLLGEIIACLHISYTGTYDSELLEQISPLLCIIFSHKNKQIRKQSAQFWNATFAKVAMLIYPEELKPVLRQAKQKSLLLLPGLENVEIMEESSGPYSDTTENSQLNMKISGMERKSSGKRDSFLAQTKDAKESMKPVAKSKLESSTPKSKSEVLLEEETSTDFVFIPPEGKETKERILTEHQKEVLKAKRCDIPAMYNNLDVSQDTLFSQYSQEESMEIPTLTEKSKEDSKMIFKEEQKESDTVIPQLVVENRGMDEHLEKATFSNNENGSVEETSSEILSSNDDARGKTLVIRKKTTTECESSTKNTFVVSSNSVSNVTIPGNPPQPTSRRQSFITLEKFDGSENRPFSPSPLNNMSSTVTVKNSQEGTTKTDNPSKAKKVVLLQSDSEKIVHGIKRSGRKSSKSEPTGNKKSKPLMRSDQEKSSRESFDGMVALENNPSGLLNETECVLDNQVHLSDSTVEYEDTTLKPTVENAILLESSTVEDKSLEINLESKENTPPAITTADQTVNEDSHVPVTSNQKTLRRSLRRRSETTEPATDSQDKENNHQKRERRKEEEKTLQKSPLHVKDDVLPKQKLISEQTVQENLIEKGNNLHEKTLGETSANVEIDENRRKPDLENTKSEGGGTQDITDKSSEKPVRGRTRYQTRRASQGLLSSIENSESDSSEAKEEGSKKKRSGKWKNKSSDSVDIEDQEEKMVRQESIKVENQTHDYEMNSEVDKDIKSQICEKDDIDIITLQDSTVSSDLLQVSDDVSNEGKSKTYRCAEHSFSNPPVPESNLRTRNANKRLQKRDSIENSVGESSKTGTSDISLLSEKTLQTLECQHKRSRRVRRSKGCDCCGEKSQPQEKSFIGLKNIENFDVRVSETKADVQTPVTISEPSKADLHSEVKLSDEHHSVNFHLDLKEENDTINDSSIISESEFKENIQDSFPSEMVNLNEETCDRTTEEAVSLESQEPSNKRCKTVGPCLDDSKDTSLECFTLETKEEKPAEATPEKELSVENIVNAEENECKVKELNQEVDDAMELDVESDKSEVSFFEQKSDISKEGLIEDISEGKDTSEAHVAEEMNADEAITEEFNSDVGHSDSTTSVKVRTQIEFSEQIAVGKLDRGSDESDPVSSEEMNAETENCEETVIGEVTAETDHINETEDEDFTSQASKPVEAETKGLNVEMDSFVPDTLEMSTEEGKVDPNKTETNVELNKFDKTELNDSHMVVRNDGILQEVHHTSEKVEETPQSLTSETAVSELISEDNNTSPQKLKDLDPLLMSTNDSPSGMQTRCVWSPLASPSTSILKRGLKRPQEDEISSPVHKVRRVSFADPIYQAGLADDIDRRCSIIRCHSSNSSSMVKSAKTSPTAHSKHNTTSAKGFLSPGSRSPKFKSSKKCLIAEMAKESVPCPTESVYPALVNCVAPVDIILPQITSNMWARGLGQLIRAKNIKTIGDLSTLTASEIKTLPIRSPKVSNVKKALRVYHEQQVKSRGLEEIPVFDISEKTINGMENKSVSPDEERLASDLIDPVALETPLSKNLVAQISALALQLDSEDLHNYSGSQLFEMHEKLGSMANCIIKNLQSRWRSPAHENSI is encoded by the exons aaatactaTGTAGTGCAAAAAGACTGAAGTTGTTAATGCAACCTTTGAGTTCTATCCATGTGAGAACAGAAGCTCTAGCACTGACAAAACTAGAAGTCTGGTGGTATCTATTGATGAGACTAGGACCTCACCTTCCTGCTAATTTTGAACAG GTTTGTGTGCCTCTGATTCAAAGCACAATAAGCATCGATTCTAATGCTTCACCTCAAGGCAGTTCATCTCGTGTAGCTACTTCTCCAGGTTTAAATCCTATGACTCCTGTACACAAAG gtgcttCTCCTGTAACTCCTCGGATGAATTTGAGTTCGAATTTTGGTGGAATGGCCACGATCCCCTCTATTCAACTTTTGGGACTTGAAATGttgcttcattttttattagGTCCAGAAGCCTTGAGTTTTGCTAAGCAAAACAAACTTATACTGAGCTtag agccACTTGAACATCCATTAATCagcagctcttcttttttttccaaacatgCTAATACACTTATCACCGCTGTTCATGATAGTTTTGTTGCAGTTGGGAAAGATGCTTCTG ATGCAGTTATTGGTGCTATTTGGAAAGAGCTAATTAGCTTGGTGAAGTCAGTTGTTGAATCAG GTAACAGAAAAGAGAGGCCAGGTTCTGAAGTTTTGACCCTCTTATTGAAATCTCTAGAAAGTATAGTGAAGTCAGAAGTATTTCCTGTATCAAAAATGCTG GTCCTCATGGAAATTACAATTAAAGGACTTCCTCAGAAAGTATTAGGTTCTCCAGCATATCAGGTTGCTAATATGGATATTCTTAAT ggaactcctgctttgttcttaATTCAGTTAATTTTCAATAATAATCTGGAATGTGGTGTAGAAGATGAAAG GTTTTTTCTCGGCCTGGAAACTCTTGTAGGTTGTGTTCTTTCTGGTCCAACTTCACCACTAGCTTTCAGTGACTCTGTCTTAAATGTTATTAACCAAAATGCAAAGCAGTTGGAAAACAAGGAGCATCTTTGGAGAATGTGGAGTATTATAGTCACCCCATTAACCGAATTGATTAATCAG aCCAATGAAGTGAATCAAGGTGATGCCTTAGAACATAATTTTAGTGCCATCTATGGTGCATTGACCTTACCAATAAACCATATTTTTTCAGCACAAAAAATTCCAGTG gCCACCATGAAGACCTTACTTAAAACTTGGTCAGAATTATATAGAGCATTTGCTCGCTGTGCAGCTTTGGTGGCAACTGCAGAAGAGAATTTGTGCTGTGAGGAACTTTCTTCTAAGATAATGTCCAGTTTGGAAGATGAAGGCCTTTCA AATTTGTTATTCTTGGATAGGATCATTCATATTGTTACTGTTATGGTTGATTGCATCGACTTTTCaccatataatattaaatatcagCCCAAAATCAAAT CGCCACAGAGACCTTCAGATTGGTCCAAAAAGAAGAAGGAGCCCCTGGGAAAATTGGCTTCTTTATTTAAACTTATTGTAAGAGTGATCTACTCTTTCCACACTCTGAGCCTCAAGGAAGTACATTGTGATACTCTCCTCATTATCGGCAACTCAATCATCAGCATTCTTTCCAATGTACTTGGACATATTTCTTTGCCTTCTATGATccgaaaaatatttgcaactttaACAAAACCACTGGTGTTATTTTATGAAAACTCAAA gtttgaTGAAGTTCCTAAAGTGTATACTTGTATGAACACCAAG ttaGAAAAGCTACTAGGAGAAATTATTGCTTGCCTACACATCAGCTACACTGGAACTTATGACAGTGAACTTCTTGAACAGATCTCGCCATTGCTATGTATAATATTTTCACACAAGAATAAACAGATTAGAAAACAAAGTGCTCAGTTCTGGAATGCCACATTTGCTAAAGTCGCAATGTTAATTTATCCTGAGGAGTTAAA ACCAGTACTAAGGCAAGCCAAACAGAAATCTCTGCTTCTATTGCCTGGATTGGAAAATGTTGAAATTATGGAAGAATCCAGTGGACCATATTCAGATACA acagaaaattcACAATTAAATATGAAGATAAGTGGTATGGAAAGAAAATCAAGTGGAAAAAGAGATTCTTTTTTGGCACAAACAAAGGATGCAAAAGAAAGTATGAAACCAGTAGCTAAA TCGAAACTAGAATCTTCAACTCCAAAATCAAAGAGTGAAGTGCTTTTGGAAGAAGAAACGTCTACTGACTTCGTGTTTATacctccagaaggaaaagaaacaaaggaaagaataCTAACTGAACACCAGAAAGAAGTACTCAAAGCAAAGAG gTGTGATATTCCTGCCATGTATAATAATCTGGATGTTTCACAAGATACTTTATTTTCTCAATATAGTCAGGAAGAATCTAT GGAAATTCCTACTCTAACTGAAAAATCAAAGGAAGACTCCAAGATGATATTTAAG GAGGAGCAAAAGGAGAGTGACACTGTCATTCCTCAACTTGTTGTGGAAAACCGTGGCATGGATGAACATCTTGAAAAGGCCACCTTTTCGAATAATGAGAATGGTTCTGTTGAGGAAACTAGTTCAGAAATACTGAGCAGTAATGATGATGCCAGAGGAAAGACTTTAGTTATACGGAAGAAAACAACAACTGAATGTGAATCTAGTACAAAAAATACTTTTGTTGTCAGCAGTAACTCAGTTTCTAATGTCACCATTCCTGGAAATCCCCCACAGCCCACAAGTCGAAGACAGTCCTTTATTACTTTGGAGAAGTTTGATGGTTCAGAAAATAGACCTTTTAGTCCATCCCCATTAAATAATATGTCATCAACTGTTACAGTGAAAAATAGCCAGGAAGGCACAACTAAGACAGATAATccatcaaaagcaaagaaagtggttctTTTACAATCTGACTCTGAAAAAATAGTGCATGGGATTAAGAGATCAGGCCGAAAATCAAGTAAGTCTGAACCAACAGGGAATAAAAAATCTAAGCCCTTAATGAGATCTGATCAGGAGAAAAGTTCTCGGGAATCCTTTGATGGCATGGTAGCCTTAGAAAATAATCCATCTGGTTTGCTTAATGAAACAGAATGTGTGTTAGATAATCAGGTTCATCTCTCTGATTCTACAGTGGAGTATGAGGATACAACGCTTAAACCAACAGTAGAAAATGCCATATTATTAGAAAGCAGTACTGTAGAAGACAAAAGCTTAGAAATTAATTTGGAATCCAAAGAAAATACACCCCCAGCAATAACAACAGCAGATCAAACAGTAAATGAGGATAGTCATGTTCCAGTAACTTCAAATCAAAAAACGCTTAGACGATCTTTAAGGAGACGTTCAGAAACAACAGAGCCAGCCACTGATAgccaagataaagaaaataatcatcaAAAAAGGGAGAGacgaaaggaagaagaaaagactcTGCAGAAGAGTCCATTGCATGTGAAAGATGATGTTTTACCTAAGCAAAAACTGATTTCTGAACAAACTGTACAGGAAAATTTAattgagaaaggaaataatttacaTGAGAAGACTTTAGGGGAAACTAGTGCTAATGTTGAAATTGATGAAAATAGAAGAAAGCCAGACCTTGAGAATACTAAATCTGAGGGAGGTGGTACCCAGGACATTACAGATAAATCCTCTGAGAAACCAGTAAGAGGACGAACACGGTATCAAACAAGAAGAGCATCACAGGGTTTACTTTCCAGTATTGAGAATTCAGAATCTGACAGTTCAGAGGCAAAAGAAgaaggctctaaaaagaaaagatctggaaaatggaaaaacaaaagcagcGACAGTGTTGACATTGAAGATCAAGAAGAGAAAATGGTAAGACAGGAATCTATAAAAGTGGAAAATCAGACCCATGATTATGAAATGAATTCCGAAGTAGACAAAGACATAAAATCTCAGATCTGTGAAAAAGATGACATTGATATTATAACTCTTCAAGATTCTACAGTATCTTCAGATTTACTTCAAGTTTCTGATGATGTATCAAAtgagggaaaaagtaaaacttacaGATGTGCAGAGCATTCCTTTTCAAATCCTCCTGTACCAGAATCAAATCTAAGGACTAGAAATGCCAATAAGAGATTACAAAAGCGAGATTCTATAGAAAATAGTGTGGGGGAATCCTCAAAAACAGGGACATCagatatttctttgctttctgaaaAAACTCTCCAAACACTTGAATGTCAACATAAGAGAAGTAGGAGGGTGCGGAGATCTAAAGGTTGTGATTGCTGTGGAGAAAAATCACAACCTCAGGAAAAGtcattcattgggttaaagaatatagaaaattttGATGTGAGGGTCAGTGAAACAAAGGCAGATGTGCAGACCCCTGTAACTATATCAGAACCTTCTAAAGCTGATCTGCACTCTGAGGTAAAACTTTCAGATGAGCATCATAGTGTGAATTTTCATTTGGATCTCAAGGAGGAGAATGATACTATTAATGATTCTTCAATTATTTCTGAAAGtgagtttaaagaaaatattcaagactcttttccttctgaaatggTAAATCTTAATGAAGAAACTTGTGATAGGACTACTGAGGAAGCAGTGTCTCTTGAAAGCCAGGAACCATCTAATAAAAGATGTAAAACTGTTGGTCCATGTTTAGATGATTCCAAAGATACTTCACTGGAATGTTTTACTTTGgagaccaaagaagaaaagccagCAGAGGCTACCCCAGAAAAGGAATTGAGTGTAGAGAACATTGTTAATGCtgaagaaaatgaatgtaaagTAAAAGAATTGAATCAAGAAGTAGATGATGCTATGGAATTGGATGTAGAAAGTGATAAATCTGAGGTTAGCTTCTTTGAACAAAAAAGTGATATTTCAAAGGAAGGGCTAATAGAGGATATCAGTGAAGGAAAGGACACCTCTGAAGCACATGTAGCTGAGGAAATGAATGCTGACGAAGCAATAACTGAGGAATTTAATTCAGATGTGGGTCATTCTGATAGTACCACATCTGTGAAAGTGAGAACTCAGATAGAGTTTTCTGAACAGATAGCAGTTGGGAAACTAGACAGAGGAAGTGATGAATCTGACCCAGTCTCATCTGAAGAAATGAATGCTGAAACGGAAAATTGTGAAGAAACAGTGATTGGTGAGGTGACTGCTGAAACTGACCACATCAATGAAACAGAGGATGAGGACTTCACTTCCCAAGCCTCTAAGCCTGTAGAAGCCGAAACAAAGGGGTTGAATGTGGAAATGGACAGCTTTGTTCCTGACACACTAGAGATGAGCACTGAAGAGGGGAAAGTTGACCctaataaaactgaaacaaatgtTGAACTTAATAAATTTGACAAAACCGAATTAAATGACAGTCACATGGTAGTGAGAAATGATGGAATTTTACAGGAAGTTCACCATACTTCAGAGAAAGTGGAGGAGACACCACAGTCTCTGACTTCTGAAACAGCTGTCTCTGAACTGATATCAGAAGATAATAATACATCTCCTCAGAAATTAAAGGATCTTGATCCTTTACTCATGTCAACAAATGACAGTCCTAGTGGCATGCAGACACGCTGTGTCTGGTCCCCTTTGGCTTCTCCATCCACCAGCATTTTAAAGAGAGGACTAAAAAGACCCCAAGAAGATGAGATCTCATCACCTGTTCATAAG GTTCGCCGTGTCTCCTTTGCAGATCCAATATACCAAGCAGGATTGGCAGATGACATTGATAGGCGATGCTCTATTATAAGGTGCCATTCTTCAAATAGTTCTTCCATGGTAAAAAGTGCTAAAACTTCACCCACTGCACATTCTAAG CATAATACCACTTCAGCCAAAGGATTTCTGTCCCCAGGATCACGTAGCCCTAAATTTAAGAGCTCAAAGAAGTGTTTA ATTGCAGAAATGGCTAAGGAATCTGTGCCATGCCCAACAGAAAGTGTTTACCCTGCTTTGGTGAACTGTGTAGCACCAGTTGACATCATTTTACCACAGATTACGTCCAACATGTG ggcaagaGGACTGGGACAACTCATtagagccaagaatataaaaacaattggTGATTTGAGTACTCTTACAGCGTCTGAAATAAAAACTCTCCCTATCCGTTCTCCAAAAGTGTCTAATGTAAAAAAGGCACTCAGAGTGTATCATGAGCAGCAG GTGAAGTCTCGTGGTTTAGAAGAGATTCCAGTTTTTGATATTTCTGAAAAAACAAtaaatggaatggaaaataaatctgtttctcCTGATGAAGAAAGACTTGCCTCAG atttAATCGATCCTGTTGCTTTAGAAACTCCATTATCTAAAAACCTTGTGGCACAGATTAGTGCACTCGCTCTTCAGCTGGATTCAGAAGATCTCCATAATTATTCAGGAAGTCAGTTATTTGAAATGCATGAGAAACTTGGTAGCATGGCAAACTGTATAATTAAAAATCTTCAGTCACGTTGGAGGTCACCAGCCCATGAAAATTCTAtttag